The Bactrocera dorsalis isolate Fly_Bdor chromosome 2, ASM2337382v1, whole genome shotgun sequence region aatataaaaaaacatctaCAAATTATTTTGGATAATCGTAAAATGGAGTTCTTCGTGATAACTGACACTCTCAAAACATCGACAACATAGTTGGACATAATATTTGGTTCATAACGGCTGTTGTGCGAGTttagaaatcaataaaaaactatttctctttctctctccctCTCCGCCCTCACCCTACTCTCTTCTCTCTCCCTTCTCTCTTTATGATATCAAGGAAAACCCTAGTTTCTTCAAATTGTTTCCACATTCATCATAAACACCGGATCTACTACAGCTTGTTCTCACACCTTAAAGAAAATTAGATAAAGCTCGCCCTATTTTCAAgcaaatatgtaataatttttactatGAAGGTGACATCGAAAAGTTTGAAGGTCGCTATACTCTGTGTTTGGCAATTGATAGCTATAGTGAATAATAAATTCCACTTTTCActccttttttaataaatctcgTGCAATCttcagtttttttctatttttatcggaattaatttgaatattaagAGCAGCATTAAAGTAATCTCCAAAGTGATCTTCTTAAGATATTTTACTCATGTCAGTCTAAGGTTATACTCAATTCTAAAGTGAgagtttaacaattttttatggcTTTCCAAGAATTTGAAAGTGTGATAAGAAATGTAATGCCGCAAGTTAACCAATTCAAGTTTTCGGACTTGTGACGATCGTGTGAACTTAATGAGCGACACCTAAACAGAACTTGCCGATAATGAGCAAACAAAGTCAAGCAACGAAAAAAGTTCTCACTAGGTATTTATTTTAGTGCTTACTTACACAGTTGCAGTTTCTCTCTTGTCGAACACTGCCGTAGAGTGAGTAACCATACACATTTACTTCcctgtttttatactcttgctcTTGCTCTTGTTGGTGCAGAGTATTACAagtatagttttgtttacctaaaacggttgtacgtatcacataaagctaagcgagatagatagaTAATTGATCACGataacgagaaaagttgaaatccggttgactgtctattgaaaattgagatatctcgatgaaacttggtatgtgggttccttagtataaaaaaaagaattcgagctcgtagatgggcgtaattggacgactgccatgcccacaaatcgccgttaaccgaaaatatataaaatgccaTAATTAAGCACTGAATTAACCCATATTATCCCAGCGCTCCATTTAAGGTgcacttcttttttgtttcagattaCGCAAATTTTATTCTGTGTTGGTAGAGGCTATAATTTATTTGGGTTCTTGACGTATGTCATTATCACCTAAAACTTGTTGAAAGTGATTATTGTTTTCGGTTATCTCTCAGGAATTATTTAAACTCTGTGAATTTCAGCCATCATGAATTCCAGGAGAGGGtaagtaaaaactttttttatacttataattaattttaccgttttcgtttttttttttaagttttaactaGTCTATTAGTTAACATCATGAATTTGACgaaaatttgcttttatgtGTTCATTTTACTAAGTTTTGTGTACCGCCCCATTTGAGGTGCGCTGGGAATAGGAGGCACCGTGGTTTTTGCTACGGGCCCTTGTACTCCCAGCTTCAGTAAACTATATTTAGAACTATTTTAccgtatttttatatgttttgttaTTTACAGGTTGAACGTTCACGAAATTATATCGGCATTAGAAGATGATCATAATATACTGTCTGCAGATATATTTATCACACCACCTGAAAACAATGACTTCAGCGATGAAGACAGCGGAAGCGAAGAAGCGGGAGAAATAGGTAATCTTACGCGTCGGCAACTACTAGCAGAAGCTGAGGTGCGATGCCAGCTACCATCAGCAGATGGGGTCCTGGAAACCGTAGATGGAATTCCATTTATAAATCAGGATGAACAGGAACAACAGCCGTCCGCGTCTCAGTCAAATGAACCACCTGCAAAAAAATCTAAGACTATTGTCACGAGGAAGTGGAGACAAAAAGATATAGCTGCAAACCCTGAAAGGGAGTCGATGCAACCTGATTTCGTTTTAGATAAGGATAATCCATTAGATTTTTTTGAGATGTTTTTTGACGAAGAAGTTTTCGAGCTCCTGCGGTCTAGCACGGAACAAAATGCAATTGCAAAAGGACATGTCAATTTTCGAGTCACtgttgaagaaattaaaaactttatcgGTATTTTGCTTTTGTCAGGCTACAATAGCGCTTCACGCTATAGATTATACTGGGATCAAAGTATTGACACTCATCATCCAGGAGTTGCATCATGCATGACTCGTAATCGTTTTGAAGAGCTTTTACGTTTTTTTCATGCATGCGATAACAACCGCCTACCTTCTGACGATAAGTTTGCAAAAGTAAGGCCACTGTGGAATCTTATGAATGAGAGATGGCTAAAGTTTTATCCCGGAGACAAACATTTGTCTATCGATGAGTCTATGGTACCTTATTTTGGAAAACATGGCGCAAAACAACATATTCACGGTAAACCAATACGTTTTGGCTATAAGATTTGGTCACTGTGTACACGATTGGGTTATCTTATTTATGGAGAACCTTACCAAGGAGCTAAAACTGGTAACACCAATCCAAATCTAGGCGTTGGAGGCTCTGTAGTGACAAATTTGATTTCGAAACTGCCAAGTGATAACCACTACAGTTTctatattgataattttttcacttctttACGTTTACTAGACGAAGTAAGTCAGATGGGTCATGTTATCACTGGTACATTACGTGCTAATAGAACAGAAGGTGCCCCGCTAAAAGACATCAAGGAGATGAAAAAGACATCACGGGGTTCGCACCACCAAATTACGGATTTATCATCCAACATGACTTTAGTGCgctacaacgacaacaacatcGTAACTATTGCCTCAACGGAAAGCGGTGTTCATCCGATTGGTAAGGTGAAGAGATGGTGCGGCAATAAAAGAGTAGACGTAGATCAACCGCATTGCTATctattatataacaaatatatgggCGGAGTCGATCGACTCGaccaaaatgttggaaaatatagaatttcaaTAAGACTGAAGAGATGGTATTGGCAAATGATAATGTTCCCCATAAATGCCTGTGCTAATAATGCTTTTCAGTTATACCGAGTTTCACCAGCAGGCCAAGCTAAAGACGCTCATGATTTCTTGTCTTTTACAAGATACATTGTGCAGACTTATTTGATACTTGGCAAACCTTCTACATCCATAGCAAAACGCATTGGAGGCAAGACACCGTTAACTACGAAAAGTAAGCTGCCAGATTCGGTAAGGCTGGATGGGAAGGAACACTATATCATTAGAAACGAAACTCAAATTCGATGCCGCGAATGTCACAAGAATACGAAATTCAAATGCAGTAAATGTGGAGTTGGCCTCCATCAACATTGTTCTCAAGCTTTTCATaccataaagtaattttttttctctcatATCAACTTTGATTTTTAGCTTACGTTTATAATTGATCTTATATATTGTGatttatcataatttttgtgtacttattctttatttactaataaaaaccATTCAAAATAATAACCGACTTCGCATACAAAACCCGAAGGCATATTTTCCCAGCGCCCCATTTAAGGTGCGGTCCTGAATTTCAGCcagtatagaaaatatttttgataaaagctTATTTTCATGTTATTTAGAGCCTACTCACTAGATAgacatagaaaaaaaacatttttctatgTAATATCACACCTTGGGATAATATGGGTTAAGATAAAAAACTGCAATTTGATACAGAGTATACCAGTAgaaaggggcacctgtgggcaaaattgtttgaaaacaagtaaggaagggctaagttcgggtgtcaccgaacattttatactctcgcatgataaagtgataatcgagatttcattatccgtcatttacatatttttttattttgctgtaaaattaattagaattaaattctgagagatttaccgatattttcggtgaaaaattaggttaggttaggttaggttaggcactgagttcttcgtgttcgatataagggaccttgaaaagttatatatttatataggtgtaaagttttattccgctatcatcatttgttcctaatgtgtatattataaagagaaggcatcagatggagtTCAAAacagcgttatattggaagaaggcgtggttgtgaaccgatttcatccatatttcgTGCATGGCATCGGGgtattaaggaaatattatataccgaatttcattgaaatcggtcgagtagtgcctgagatatggtttttggtccataagtgggcgacgccacgcccattttcaatttttaaaaaagcctgggtgcagtttccttctgtcatttcttccgtaaaattttgtgtttctggcgtttttagttagtcggttaacgcacttttagtgattttcaacataacctttgtatgggaggtgggcgtggttattatccgatttcttctatttttgaactgtatatggagatgtctgaaggaaacgattctgtagtgtttggttgacatagctatagtagtttccgagatatatacaaaaaactttttagggggcggggccacgcccacttttccaaaaaaattacgtccaaatatgcccctccctaatgtgatcgtttgcgccaaatttcattttaatatctttatttatggcttagttatgacactttataagttttcggtttccgccattttgtgggcgtggcagtgggccgattttgcccatcttcgaacttaaccttcttatcgagccaagtttcataatgatatctcaatttttactcaagttacagcttgcacggacggacggacagacagacaaccggatttcaactctactcgtcaccctgatcactttggtatatataaccctatatctgactcttttagttttaggactt contains the following coding sequences:
- the LOC125776861 gene encoding piggyBac transposable element-derived protein 3-like, with protein sequence MNSRRGLNVHEIISALEDDHNILSADIFITPPENNDFSDEDSGSEEAGEIGNLTRRQLLAEAEVRCQLPSADGVLETVDGIPFINQDEQEQQPSASQSNEPPAKKSKTIVTRKWRQKDIAANPERESMQPDFVLDKDNPLDFFEMFFDEEVFELLRSSTEQNAIAKGHVNFRVTVEEIKNFIGILLLSGYNSASRYRLYWDQSIDTHHPGVASCMTRNRFEELLRFFHACDNNRLPSDDKFAKVRPLWNLMNERWLKFYPGDKHLSIDESMVPYFGKHGAKQHIHGKPIRFGYKIWSLCTRLGYLIYGEPYQGAKTGNTNPNLGVGGSVVTNLISKLPSDNHYSFYIDNFFTSLRLLDEVSQMGHVITGTLRANRTEGAPLKDIKEMKKTSRGSHHQITDLSSNMTLVRYNDNNIVTIASTESGVHPIGKVKRWCGNKRVDVDQPHCYLLYNKYMGGVDRLDQNVGKYRISIRLKRWYWQMIMFPINACANNAFQLYRVSPAGQAKDAHDFLSFTRYIVQTYLILGKPSTSIAKRIGGKTPLTTKSKLPDSVRLDGKEHYIIRNETQIRCRECHKNTKFKCSKCGVGLHQHCSQAFHTIK